From one Lycium ferocissimum isolate CSIRO_LF1 chromosome 7, AGI_CSIRO_Lferr_CH_V1, whole genome shotgun sequence genomic stretch:
- the LOC132062542 gene encoding short-chain dehydrogenase reductase 3b-like: MANKLRLEGKVAVITGAASGIGEASARLFVEHGARVVIADIQDELGLQVVASIGTDKASYRHCDVMDEKQVEETVAYAVQKYNTLDIMFSNVGTLHFSSVLDMDMTAFDETMAVNVRGSALAVKHAARVMVAKRIRGSIICTASLEGILAGAASLAYVASKHAVVGLVKAAARELGPHGIRVNGVSPYGIATPLVCKAYGWDADSLEAAICGNANLKGVTLSTKHIAQAALFLASDESAYISGHNLAVDGGLSSILKLE; encoded by the exons ATGGCAAATAAGCTCAg GTTGGAGGGCAAAGTGGCTGTAATTACGGGTGCAGCAAGTGGCATTGGTGAAGCAAGTGCAAGATTGTTCGTAGAACATGGAGCTCGCGTGGTCATCGCAGACATTCAAGACGAACTCGGCCTCCAAGTAGTGGCATCCATCGGAACAGACAAAGCCAGCTACCGCCACTGCGACGTCATGGACGAGAAACAAGTCGAGGAAACCGTCGCCTACGCGGTCCAAAAATACAATACCCTCGATATCATGTTCAGCAATGTCGGGACGCTGCATTTCTCCAGTGTCCTCGACATGGACATGACGGCCTTCGACGAGACGATGGCCGTCAACGTGCGAGGATCGGCATTAGCCGTCAAGCATGCAGCTAGAGTCATGGTTGCTAAAAGGATCCGTGGATCCATCATATGCACGGCAAGCTTAGAGGGTATACTAGCTGGGGCTGCTTCCTTGGCCTACGTGGCGTCCAAGCACGCGGTCGTAGGCCTTGTGAAAGCGGCCGCACGTGAGTTAGGCCCCCATGGGATCAGGGTGAATGGGGTGTCGCCTTATGGCATTGCGACACCCCTCGTATGCAAAGCCTATGGCTGGGATGCCGATTCACTGGAAGCTGCAATATGTGGAAATGCTAACTTGAAAGGTGTTACGTTGAGCACAAAGCATATTGCACAAGCTGCACTTTTCTTGGCGTCAGATGAATCCGCTTACATTAGTGGACATAATTTGGCTGTCGATGGTGGCCTTAGTTCTATTTTGAAGCTAGAATAA